A window of Calliopsis andreniformis isolate RMS-2024a chromosome 3, iyCalAndr_principal, whole genome shotgun sequence contains these coding sequences:
- the Manf gene encoding mesencephalic astrocyte-derived neurotrophic factor, with amino-acid sequence MNSSLVLTLFVIIGLTHTTIALKNDECEVCVSTVEKFVNTLTDEVKKDTKKIEAAFKAFCKGTKSKENRFCYYLGGLEESATGILGELSKPISWSMPANKVCEKLKKKDAQICDLRFEKQIDINTVDLKKLKVRDLKKILGDWDETCDGCIEKTDFIKRIEELKPKYSHSSKSEL; translated from the exons ATGAATAGTTCGTTGGTATTGACTCTTTTTGTGATTATTGGATTAACACATACTACAATTGCATTAAAAAATGATGAATGCGAAG TATGTGTATCCACTGtagaaaaatttgttaataCTTTAACTGATGAAGTCAAAAAAGATACTAAGAAGATAGAAGCAGCATTCAAGGCATTCTGTAAAGGTACCAAGTCTAAGGAAAACAGATTT TGCTATTATTTAGGTGGTTTAGAGGAATCTGCAACAGGTATCTTAGGTGAATTGAGTAAACCTATATCTTGGTCTATGCCTGCAAACAAAGTATGCGAAAAACTAAAAAAGAAAGATGCACAAATATGTGACTTGAGATTTG aaAAACAAATTGATATTAACACTGTTGACTTAAAGAAGCTGAAGGTGCGCGATTTGAAAAAAATCTTAGGTGATTGGGATGAAACATGTGACGGTTGTATAGAGAAAACAGACTTCATCAAACGAATTGAAGAACTGAAACCTAAATATTCTCATAGCTCAAAATCAGAACTTTGA